The region TGGAGAATAACTTACCGTCTTCTCTATCAAAGTTTATTTTATTAAAAATAGAAATTCTATTCTGCAAAGTCATGTCTGTAAATCCGTCACCGTTATTATCAATTGGATTCTGATAATTAAAATAACTAACCCCTAAAATACCAGAGGTCTTATCTGACAATTGATAACCTGTTCCAACATCTGTACTTACTTCACCCCATGATGTAGTGAAATTATCAAAGCTTAGCTTATTTGCTCCTGTTGGCTTTTTAGTAATTACATTGATCACTCCACCTACTGCTTCAGAACCATATAATGTAGATGCTGGACCTTTCACAATCTCCACTCTCTCTATAAGCGCTTGGGGAATACCAGTAAGACCATATACGGTAGATAGACCACTTACTATAGGTAATCCATCAATCAACACCATGGTATAAGGACCTTCTAGACCATTTATGTGTATATCTCCCGTATTACAAACACTACAATTAAGTTGTGGCCGCACACCGTTTACATTTTGTAGAGATTCAAAAATGGAAGGTGTTGGGTTTTTCTTAAAAAAACTTTGAGTATACACCTCAACTGGCACAGGACTTTCTAATTTTCTGACTGGTTTGAGCGTACCAGTAATAACTATTTGATCTAAAAAACCTAGGTCTTCTTTTAAATTTACTTTGAGGATAAATGGTTTTTTATCGCCACTTAAATTCACCTCTACAACAGAACTTTGATAGCCTATTGCACTTACACTAATTTCAACGAGTCCTTGTGGTAAATTTTCTAATTTAAAAACTCCTTTTTGATCAGAAGAAGTTCCTTTTTTCAGTTTTGGCACATATATGTTTGCAAATGGAACTACTTCGTTTGCACTAGTAATTACACCTTCTATGGTAGCAGTGCTTTTAATTTCTTTTTGTTCAAATTCTTGCGCAGCACTCAAATTTGAAATAAAAGCTAAAGCGATAAAATTCCATCTTAATTTCTCCATCATTTAATTTTGACAAATAAGCTTTCTACTGTTTGCTTTGATATATATAATTCTCGACCATCTGACTTAACGCGGCAAGAACCATCAAATTCTTCTATTTCTAATAATTGAATTTGAGCACCTAGATTGATCTCGTGTTTATCTAAGTATCGTAAAAAGTCTCTTGAGGTATTTACAACCCCAGTTAAAACACCTTGCTGCCCTATTTCTAAATCCCCTAAAGCTACTTGAGTATATTTCTCATAATTACCTTTAGAATCTGGAATGGGATCTCCATGTGGGTCATGTTTAGGATAATTCAAAAACTTATCCAGCTCATTAGTTAATTTAGGAGACTGAATGTGCTCTAATTGCTCAGCGATTTCATGAACCTCATCCCATGAAAAATTTAGCTTTTCAACAAGAAAAACTTCCCATAGCCGGTGTTTTCTTATGATCTGATTTGCACATTGGACGCCACTTTCTGTAAGCCTTGCTCCTTTATAAGGAATATATTCTGCTAGATTTTTATCAGCAAGCTTTTTAAGCATATCTGTAACTGACGATGCTTTGGTCTTCATACGTCCAGCAATATCATTTGTAGAAACGAGGGCTTGACCTTCTTGAAGGTGGTAAATAGCTTTGATATAATTCTCTTCAGAAATAGAATGCATTTGGTAAAGGTAAAATATTATTTTTGTAAAGGTAAACTAATTTTTAGTCTTGCCTAAAAATAGATATATAAAAAATCTATACTCCTTTTTAACTTGTCTATTCATCTATTTATAGAAATGCATTTCTTCCACATATTCCTGCACTTGATGGTGCATAAAATAACGAAGATCTTTCCCTTCTGCAATGCCTTTGCGTATCATGCTAGAGGATATTTCCATGATAGGAGCCGGAATGGTTTTTATCTTGGGGTGATTTTCAAATTCTTTAGGAACCTCACCAGTGGAAACCCTTGGATAGACGATAATGCTATAATCTTCTAAAATTGCTTCGTAATTTTTCCATTTATGAAGACTTTTTAGATTATCTGCTCCCATAATAAGTGTAAATTCCTTTTCAGGATATTTTTCAGAAAGGTGCGCCAAGGTATTTACGGTATAATTAGGCTGTGGAAGATCGAATTCAATATTACTAGCTTTAATTTTATCATAATTATCAGTAGCTAGATGCACCATATGAAGTCTTTGGTAATCGTCCAGCAATGTCTTTTTCTTCTTAAAAGGATTATGAGGTGTAATGACCATCCATATTTCGTCTAGATCACCGCTTTCCACTAAATAATTTGCAATCGCAAGATGACCTATGTGCACCGGGTTAAAAGTGCCAAAATATAAACCTATGTTATTTTTCTTAGCCATCACTGACTTTCTTATTTATAAATTCCAGAACCGTCTGATATGCCAAAGCTTTTGCTTCAGATAAGTCGTCATTTTTTATAATGACGTCAAACTGGGGCGCTGTTGCCATTTCTGTACTGGCTTTTGCAACACGCATCGCAATTTTTTCTGCGGTTTCTGTCTTGCGCTTTTTTAATCGTATTTGAAGCTCATTTATAGATGGGGGCTTCACAAAAATAGACAGTGTACGATTGGGAAACTTTTCTTTCAAACGCAGCCCACCTACTACGTCTATGTCAAAGATGACGTTTTTACCTTGTGCCCAAAGTCGTTCCACTTCATCTTTTAAAGTTCCATAAAATTGATCCTGATACACTTCTTCAAATTCTAAAAAATCATTTGCTCTAATACGGTTCTTGAATTCCTTGGTTCCTAAGAAATAATAATCTTTTCCTTCCACTTCACCTTCGCGTGCTTCTCTTGAAGCCGCACTTATGGAAAAGGCTAGGTTGAGTTCTTCTTTAGTTAATAAGTGTCTTACTAAAGTGGTTTTCCCTGCTCCTGAAGGCGCACTAAAAACAATCAGTTTAGGCAATACTTCCATTACAATACGTTAAGTAGTTGTTCTTTAATTTTCTCTAATTCGTCTTTCATCTGTACTACCATTTGTTGCATGCTAGCGTTATTTGCTTTGCTTCCTATGGTATTTACCTCACGACCTATTTCTTGAGATATAAATGCGAGTTTTTTACCTTGAGACTCAGGGTTAGCCATAGTCTCCACAAAATAATTCAAATGGTTTTCTAATCGTACTTTTTCTTCAGTGATATCGTATTTTTCTAGATAATAGATGAGCTCTTGTTCAAATCTATTTTGATCTACTTTTTCCTTTAAATCAGACACGGCTTTTTCTAGGCGAGTTCTCACCCCTGCAAGCCTATCCTTATCCTCTTCGATAACCTGTTCTAGAAGTTCTTTAATATTTGTAATGCGTTTATTGAATTCTAACTCTAAGACATTGCCTTCCTCATCTCTATATTCCTGAACAGCAATTATTGCCATCTCTGCCGTTTTTTGAATAGCTGAGACATCCTCTTTTGGAGCCTCATTACTTTCTTGTGAAAAGACATCTGGGAATCGAGTAGCCATTTCTAACAACTTCAATTTATGACCTGAATTTTCAAATAGCACACCCTCTAATTGCGCCATTTGTTTCATATAGTCCTCTACCAATTCAAGATTCAACTTAGAATTTGCTGTGACGCCTGTTTGTTCTATATGAACAGAAAAATCTACTTTACCGCGCAATAAAGACTTTGCAACAACTTGTCTTAAAGGCAACTCTTGCTGCCTGTATAGGGAAGAAAGTCTTATATTAAGATCTAGATTTTTACTGTTGAGTGTTCTTATCTCAACCGTTATTTTTTTATCTGATAATTGATGGACGGCTTTACCGTAACCCGTCATAGAAGTAATCATTCTCTACACTTTTGATGCAAAGATAATCATTAAGAATAGCAGAAGATTTGATCAACGTGTTATATCATCCATTTTACCGCGCAACCTACTTAGAGATTGTTGTCTGATCCCTAAAAAAGAAGCTATTTCTTTAAGCGGCAGTCGATCTACAATACGGTCATAACGTTCGATAAATTTAGCATAACGAGTTGTAGCATCGTGACTTATCATACGAGATTTCTCGTCGAGCATATTGTGATAACGCTTCAACATTAGTTTTTGAAATGCAGGAGAAAGTCCTGAATACAATTTACTCATGTATTCAAAATCTTGATGTTTAAAACATAATATTTCACCTGTTTCCACACATTCTATTTGTAAGTCTGAAGGTTTTTGATCTATAAAGCTATACATAGAAGTCATCACACTACCATCTGCAACAAATCTTACCGTATGCATTTTACCATTTTCATCCATAATACTACCTTTAAGTATTCCTGATTTAACAATGTAAATACTATCAGCCACATCACCTATATGCAACAAAACCTGTTTTTTACGCACTTTCATAACCTCAAGCATACTAAAAATTTCATTAGCATACTCTAGTGATGGTTTATCTCCCTCTCCTGTTAAATCATATAAAAACGATGGTAATTCCATAAGATTGAATTTAATTATTACATTAATACCTAAATAAATTTCGTCCAAAATCTTTGTAACTCAAATTTACATAAAATATTTTCTTATTGACCTAATGATTAACCTTTATCATAAATTTGACCCAAAATAGTCGGGATATCTATAAATATTTTTTATGCCTCCCGACTTTTTAACAATTATTACAGCATATATCTTATTCATAGAGAATGACATAGCCTAGAATAGAAGCCACTTAATTCATAAGAAAGGGCATTTGAAAATAGAATTCGAGTAGGACTTACTTTAATTGATTATTTTGATAAGAAAGTAGAATTTCACATCAATTTAATAGGGTAAACAGCC is a window of Nonlabens sp. MB-3u-79 DNA encoding:
- a CDS encoding metal-dependent transcriptional regulator is translated as MHSISEENYIKAIYHLQEGQALVSTNDIAGRMKTKASSVTDMLKKLADKNLAEYIPYKGARLTESGVQCANQIIRKHRLWEVFLVEKLNFSWDEVHEIAEQLEHIQSPKLTNELDKFLNYPKHDPHGDPIPDSKGNYEKYTQVALGDLEIGQQGVLTGVVNTSRDFLRYLDKHEINLGAQIQLLEIEEFDGSCRVKSDGRELYISKQTVESLFVKIK
- the nadD gene encoding nicotinate (nicotinamide) nucleotide adenylyltransferase; amino-acid sequence: MAKKNNIGLYFGTFNPVHIGHLAIANYLVESGDLDEIWMVITPHNPFKKKKTLLDDYQRLHMVHLATDNYDKIKASNIEFDLPQPNYTVNTLAHLSEKYPEKEFTLIMGADNLKSLHKWKNYEAILEDYSIIVYPRVSTGEVPKEFENHPKIKTIPAPIMEISSSMIRKGIAEGKDLRYFMHHQVQEYVEEMHFYK
- the gmk gene encoding guanylate kinase; this translates as MEVLPKLIVFSAPSGAGKTTLVRHLLTKEELNLAFSISAASREAREGEVEGKDYYFLGTKEFKNRIRANDFLEFEEVYQDQFYGTLKDEVERLWAQGKNVIFDIDVVGGLRLKEKFPNRTLSIFVKPPSINELQIRLKKRKTETAEKIAMRVAKASTEMATAPQFDVIIKNDDLSEAKALAYQTVLEFINKKVSDG
- a CDS encoding YicC family protein, encoding MITSMTGYGKAVHQLSDKKITVEIRTLNSKNLDLNIRLSSLYRQQELPLRQVVAKSLLRGKVDFSVHIEQTGVTANSKLNLELVEDYMKQMAQLEGVLFENSGHKLKLLEMATRFPDVFSQESNEAPKEDVSAIQKTAEMAIIAVQEYRDEEGNVLELEFNKRITNIKELLEQVIEEDKDRLAGVRTRLEKAVSDLKEKVDQNRFEQELIYYLEKYDITEEKVRLENHLNYFVETMANPESQGKKLAFISQEIGREVNTIGSKANNASMQQMVVQMKDELEKIKEQLLNVL
- a CDS encoding Crp/Fnr family transcriptional regulator, encoding MELPSFLYDLTGEGDKPSLEYANEIFSMLEVMKVRKKQVLLHIGDVADSIYIVKSGILKGSIMDENGKMHTVRFVADGSVMTSMYSFIDQKPSDLQIECVETGEILCFKHQDFEYMSKLYSGLSPAFQKLMLKRYHNMLDEKSRMISHDATTRYAKFIERYDRIVDRLPLKEIASFLGIRQQSLSRLRGKMDDITR